The genomic stretch AGCGCTGATGACGCCCGGTTGTAATGGTGGAAACACCGGTGTTATATGTTCAGACATTACAGATGCTCTCGATTGTATTGATGATCTTGACGATCCCGATGCAACAATAAGGATAGCTCAGAATTTCCCTATGATGCCTTTTGATGGCCCAGGAAATTCTTTTATTATTAATAATACTACTGCTCCAGCGGATGACTCTCAGATAATAAATATACGTGGTGGTTGGACAGCTAGTACATGCGCCACTCAAACGCTTAATCCCTCAAACACTATTGTCGAAGCTCCTATGAATGACAGGGTATTTTTGATTAACAACACTACAAGCGACCTTTTAGGTGTAACCTTAGAGGGCCTTACTATAACAGGCGGTAACCCTATGTCAGGTACAGCAACAAATTGTGGGGGTGTAAATCTTGGTGATTTAAATGGTGGAGGGGTATGTGCAGAGGCGGATGGTAGTGGTGGATTGATATTTACCTCCATGTCAAATATTTATGATGGCAATTCCGCAAGTGATTCCTCTGCGAAAGGCGGGGGGTTAGCCGTTATTTCTAGTGGAGGAGGGGTTATCAATGCAACGATAATGAATGATACTTTCACAAATAATCAAGCAGATAATGATGGTGGTGGGATCCTTTTGGCTTCTGATGGTAGTAATCTCAATGCTACTGTTGATGGTGATTTTATTGGTATTAATGACCCATTTGACCCCCCATTGTTCGGCGGTAATCAAGGTAATCAAGGAGGAGGGATCGCAATCAGAGGAGATGGGGGTAGTGTTGATGTTATGAATCAAGGAAATTCGATTATTAATAACACAGCCGTTGCTGGTTTTGGAGGAGGAGGTATCATAATAATTAATAAGAGTGGTAATACAGAACCTGTTACTGCATCAGTTGAAAAAGATGTGATAACGTTTAATACGGCAGACAGTGATCACGGGGGAGGGATTACTATTGAAGCCGAAACTGGTACGACTATAAATGCATCAATCATCAAGACCGAGATAGGAAACAACAGCGCTGGTACATTTGGAGGGGGTATAGCCCTAAGAGGAAATGGTACCATCAATCTATTTCCAGTTGTAAATAATATTATTTTTAAAAACATAGCAATAGGTGATCCTGGGGGAGGAGGAGTTGCGGCTGTTACCAATGGGACTAGTTCAGATTATGATATAAAATTTGTTAATAATACGATAGCAGACAATGAGGCAACTAATCCAGGAGCTCGGGGAGGTGCAATACTGGCTGATAACTCAGGGGATGGAAGAATTGATTGGACGCTGCCTAACGATATAATTTTCTTCAATACCGCAGCAGGAGATGGTGATCAGATTGCACTCGTGAATGATGGCCCAAGCTGCACGCCGCCTTCTCCCACTAACTGCGCGACTCTGGCAGTTCGTTTTTCTGATATTGTTACTACAGATCCGGCGAATATCGTGGGAACTGGAATTGGTGTCGGCTTTGTCAATATATTGGAGGGGATTATTTCGACTAACCCCCTTTTTGTTAACAATATTACCGCTGACGACTATCGCATAGAGCAAGCGTCACCAGCCGCTAATGCAGGTACGAAAACAGCTGCTGTTACGGTTGCGGGAGCAGAGGCTGATCCCCCTCCTGATGATATTGTTGATAATCCGAGGGACATATCGATGGGCGCTTTTGAGCCTCTCCCTTCACCTACACCCACGCCGACTCCGACTCCGACACCATCCCCGACTCCAACAGCCACCCCAACTCCGACACCATCCCCAACTCCAACAGCTACACCGACTCCAACACCATCCCCAACTCCAACAGCTACCCCGACTCCGACACCTCCTCCAAATATAGATACATTTCCAAACGCTAGGAACGGAAAGCTTGTGACTATAGAATCGGAAGAAGGTACGACACTCTCCGATGTAAAACCCTTATCGAAGAATCTTCAGGGTTGCCCGGAAGGGTTCGATGGTCAATTCTTAAGCTTCCCCGTAGGGTCTTATCAATATGTTGTTAGCGGACTCAATCCGGGGGATGAGACAACGGTTATAATCGATCTTCCACCGGGAACCATCGTTAATTCATATTTTAAGTTTGGACCCACACCCGACAACACGCAACCCCACTGCTATGAGTTCCTATTCGATGGACAAACGGGCGCCCAGATATCTGGGACTAATGTTGTCGTTCATCACATAGACGGAGCGCGTGGTGACTCTGATCTAACTCCTAATGGGGTGATCGTAGAACCCGGTGCCCCGGCACTGTTGAGTGAAGAACCTCCTAGTAGGTCAGGGGATGGATGTTCAATAGCTCAAACCGTTTCTTCCCAAACAGCATTACTGAATCTATTAATACCTCTCCTTCCGGCATTTGCCGTCGGACTGAGGAGTTTTAGACGAAAAAAGAATAAGTAGTCTAGGCACGCGCACATAATCATCCCGCAGAGGCATCGGTGCACATATTAACGGGCGTTTGGGAAATTGGGTCCTGCGGAATGATCTTCCGTTTATAACCACATATCCGACCAATTTGTCGATGATTCCTTGACAGGCAGCCGAAGATTGGGAACACTATAGAGTTTAAGTTATTTATAACAAGTGCCAATCTTTAATAGAATTTCTTGCGGGAAAAAATTCTCTTTGGTATACTTAACCATTTAATGATTATCGATAATGTCATTACCTCTTAATACTCTATCACTATACATTACGTTCATCTAATTACAAATTCATATGGAGAATTGTTGATCTGTTATATCATACAGGCCACATATAAAAGGTGCGAAAGGGCAGTAGCTCAATTTGGTAGAGCACTGGACTCCAAATCCAGCGGTTGGGGGTTCGATTCCCTCCTGCCCTGGAATGACTAAGAATTATTATGGATAATCCAAGAGAATATTTAAATAAAGCAGTTGACTTTTTCAATGACGTTGAAGTTGAAAGTAAGCGTGTAACCTGGCCCTCTTTAAAAGAAACCGTAAGATCCACTGGTGCAGTCGTACTGATCTCGGCAATTCTTGCAGCCTTTTTGGGGTTGGTGGACTTTTTATTTTCAATTGCAGTTAAATTTATCTTGAGCTGATAGGGACGACGGAGAGAATAATTTTCATGAATAACAGGTGGTATGTGGTGCATACAAATACTGGTTTCGAAGACAGGGTAAAGACCTCGATTGAAGACAGGGTTAGGTCTGAAAATCTTAGTGAATTAATAAACGAGGTTCTAATTCCCACTGAAACCATAGTTGAGCCGGTCAAGGGTGGGAAGAAGAAGACCTCTGTTAGAAAATTTTTCCCTGGATACATATTGGTAAAAATGGAACTCAACGATAAGAGTTGGCATATTATTAGGAGTATTCCAAAGGTAATAGGTTTTGTGGGAGGGAAAATAAAGGATGGCATGATTGATCCCGACTCTGTTCCTGCCATACAGGAAGATGAGGTTACGAAGATTAAACAGCAAATACGGGAAGGGACACTAAAGCCTAAGCCGAAGATATCCTTTGAGAGGGGGGAAACGGTAAAAGTCATAGAGGGACCATTCGCGAACTTTACCGGTGTAACAGAGGAAGTAAACCCTGATAAAGGAAGGGTTCAGGTTCTTGTGACGATTTTCGGCAGAACTACGCCCATCGAACTAGATTTCAATCAAGTGGAGAAAATATAGTATGAAGAAGGTGATAGGTGAAATAAAGCTTTTGATACCCGCTGGTAAAGCGACGCCCTCGCCCCCAGTTGGTCCCGCGCTTGGACAGAGGGGGGTGAACATTATGGAGTTTTGTAAGGCGTTTAATGCACAGACTTCAAGGCTAAGTGATTTGATACCGGTGATAGTAACTGTTTTTGCAGATAGGTCATTCACATTTACCACTAAATCTCCACCGGCATCCTATCTGCTGAAGAAAGCTGCAGGCATAGAAAAGGGCTCTGGTGAGGTTCCTCGTGTGAAAGCGGGTAAGATTACAAAAGAACAGATAAAAGAAATCGCTGCTAAAAAAATCGAAGACCTGAATACCGATGACATAGAAATGGCTGAACGGATAATCGAAGGGACTGCTAGAAGCATGGGGATCGAAGTTGTTTGACACGATGCAGGATGCAAGATGCACGATGCAGGATAACGAATACAATATTAATCATGAATCATGAATCGTGAATCCGGCATCATTTTTAAAATGGAGGGATAATGGCAAGAGGCAAGAAGTATTTAAACGTTAGAAGCAAGGTTGATCTGGCACATGCTTACAATCTCATTGAGGCATTAGCGCTTTTAGAGGAGACGAAAACCGCGAAATTTGATGAGACTGTCGACATTGCTGTCAAACTTGGGATAGACCCTCGCCAGGCAAATCAGCAGGTTCGAGGAGCGATGGTGTTACCTCACGGTCTAGGTAGGAAGATAAGGGTTCTTGTATTTGCCAGTGGTGAAAAGGTTAAAGAGGCAGAAGAGGCAGGTGCGGATTATGTTGGGTCTGAGGAGCTGGTCAATAAGATCGCTAAGGAAAATTGGCTGGATTTTGATGTTGCAGTTGCTACGCCTGATGTAATGAGTTTAGTTGGGAAGCTAGGTAAGATACTTGGTCCTAGAGGACTGATGCCGAGCCCGAAGGTAGGCACCGTTACTTTTGATGTTGCTAAAATGGTGAGAGAAGCAAAAGCGGGGAGGATCGAGTTTAAAAATGATAAGGGGGGTGTGGTTCATGTTCCAATCGGGAAGATTTCTTTTGGCTCAAGCAAGTTAAGGGATAACCTCCTGGTGTTTATGGATAACTTAACAAAGATGAAACCTGCGTCGTCAAAAGGAACATTCATAAGGAAGGTGGTAGTCTCAAATACGATGGGACCTGGGATAAAGGTTGATATCGTTAATATTCGTGAGGCGCTAAAGGGGCTCGAAATTGCGGCTTAGGGTTGATAATTCAATTGTTAATGGTCCTTATAGGGAAAAGCGTTTTCTAACATGGTTATCCAAGTTGAATCAAGGAGTTTGATATGTTGAATAAAACCTTGAAACAGGATTTAGTAAAAGAAATTAACGATCGGTTTAAAGCTAATCCTACGGTCATGGTTATCGAGTATAAGGGGCTTAGCGTAAAGGAAATGCAGAGACTTAGAAGGCAGCTTAAAAGGGCAAAAGCAGAATTCAGGGTTGTTAAGAATTCGCTTCTTAGAATAGCTTCTAAAGAGACCGGGATTGAAAGGATAAATGACCTTTTTGAAGGGCCGACTGCAGTTGCCATTTGTGATGATGACCCGGCATCTGTCGCAAAAGTATTCGTTGATTCAATGAAGGCATACCCTGCTGTACGGCTTAAGGGCGGGATAGTCGATGGCAAAGTGATTGGATCTGAGGAGGTCACAAGACTATCCAGGCTTCCGTCAAAAGAGGTCTTATTGTCTCAATTTGTCGGCATGCTCACGAATCCGATTGCAAATTTCATAGGCGTACTTACTGAGCTTCAGAGAAGTCTCCTGTATGTGCTCAATTCTTTGAAGGAAGTAAAAGAAAGAGAAGAGGAACAAAAAGGTTAGTATAAGATATTAAGGTTTAAATCTTTAGATTAAACAAGGAGGACTTAAAAAAATGGCAGAGATTACTAGAGCCGACGTGATTTCGTACCTCGAAAGTGCGAACATGTTAGAGATCTCGGATTTAATTAAAGAGGTTGAGGACAAGTTTGGCGTAAAGGCTGCCGCGCCACAGATCGCAATGGCACCCGTTGCCGGTGTTGCCGCGGCGGGAGCCGAAAGTGCACCTGCAGAAGCTGAGAAGACTGAGTTTGACGTAATATTGAAGACCGTAGGCGAAAATAAAATTCAGGTTATCAAAGCGGTTAGGGAAATAACTTCTCTCGGTCTCAAAGAGGCAAAAGAGCTCGTTGAAGGGGCTCCAAAGACGGTAAAAGAAGGTGAGAAGAAAGAAAATGCAGAAGCGATCAAGAAGAAACTTGAAGAAGCAGGGGCTACTGCAGAGATTGTTTGATTACGAAGTTTTCAAACAAACGAAATCAAGGGTTTTGATTTCTATTTCTAACAAATTACCAATTCAGTGACCTTAAGAATTGGCATATAAAAGGGGGTTTAAAGGTGAGTAATATGAGTAATAATGGACAAGGCATATATAAGATGAGAAAAAGTTTTGCAAAGATCTCTAGAGTTCTGGAAATTCCTCACCTGCTGGATGTGCAGATAAAGTCCTATAACGATTTCCTTCAAGCAAATATAAGACCTGATGATAGAAAAGATATGGGTCTGCACCACGCATTTAATATTTCATTTCCTATTGAGGATTATAATGGTAAAGCATCTCTGGAGTATGTGAGTTATCGGATCGATAATCCTAAGTATGAAGAAAGCGAGTGCAGGCTTAAGGGGTACACTTTTGTAGCGCCACTCTACGTTACCTTTCGACTTGTAATATGGGACACACCATCGGAGGGCAATCCTGAAAGAACCATCAGGGATGTTAAGGAGCAGGAGGTTTATTTTGGTGAAATCCCCCTAATGACAGCGAGCGGTGCGTTTATTATAAACGGTACCGAAAGGGTCATAGTAAATCAACTGCATCGGTCTCCGGGTGTATTCTTTGATCAGGTTAAGAAAGACCAGACCTCGGGAAGGGTATCATTCACCGCAAGGATTGTTCCTCAAGATGGTAGATGGCTAGACTTTGAATTTGATTCAAAGGAAATTCTTCACGTTAGGATTGACAGGAAGAAGAAGTTTCATGTCACGGTGCTTTTGAAGGCACTTGGGCTTAATGCAAAACAGATAATGAAGTATTACTATCCATTAGAAACGGTTTATTTTGACTCAGGTGGGTTAAAAAAGAGTATAGACCCTGATGTTCTTTCGTTTCAGAGAGCGAGTTCGGATATAATCGACTTAAAGACAAATGAAGTAATTGTTAGAAAGGGTAGAAGATTTGTTCCAAATCTAATAGAAAAGATTAAACAAGCAAAAATAGAACGAATCCCTATTCAGGAAAGCGAATTGATAGGCAGGCCATTTGCTGAGGATGTTGTGAATGAAGAAACGGGTGAGGTATTGGTCAAT from Thermodesulfobacteriota bacterium encodes the following:
- a CDS encoding choice-of-anchor U domain-containing protein — encoded protein: MDEKLIERYVLIISLIMFTLSSVLFLSTRAQADTYCVGCDDGTATTCGGGAACGALMTPGCNGGNTGVICSDITDALDCIDDLDDPDATIRIAQNFPMMPFDGPGNSFIINNTTAPADDSQIINIRGGWTASTCATQTLNPSNTIVEAPMNDRVFLINNTTSDLLGVTLEGLTITGGNPMSGTATNCGGVNLGDLNGGGVCAEADGSGGLIFTSMSNIYDGNSASDSSAKGGGLAVISSGGGVINATIMNDTFTNNQADNDGGGILLASDGSNLNATVDGDFIGINDPFDPPLFGGNQGNQGGGIAIRGDGGSVDVMNQGNSIINNTAVAGFGGGGIIIINKSGNTEPVTASVEKDVITFNTADSDHGGGITIEAETGTTINASIIKTEIGNNSAGTFGGGIALRGNGTINLFPVVNNIIFKNIAIGDPGGGGVAAVTNGTSSDYDIKFVNNTIADNEATNPGARGGAILADNSGDGRIDWTLPNDIIFFNTAAGDGDQIALVNDGPSCTPPSPTNCATLAVRFSDIVTTDPANIVGTGIGVGFVNILEGIISTNPLFVNNITADDYRIEQASPAANAGTKTAAVTVAGAEADPPPDDIVDNPRDISMGAFEPLPSPTPTPTPTPTPSPTPTATPTPTPSPTPTATPTPTPSPTPTATPTPTPPPNIDTFPNARNGKLVTIESEEGTTLSDVKPLSKNLQGCPEGFDGQFLSFPVGSYQYVVSGLNPGDETTVIIDLPPGTIVNSYFKFGPTPDNTQPHCYEFLFDGQTGAQISGTNVVVHHIDGARGDSDLTPNGVIVEPGAPALLSEEPPSRSGDGCSIAQTVSSQTALLNLLIPLLPAFAVGLRSFRRKKNK
- the secE gene encoding preprotein translocase subunit SecE — its product is MDNPREYLNKAVDFFNDVEVESKRVTWPSLKETVRSTGAVVLISAILAAFLGLVDFLFSIAVKFILS
- the nusG gene encoding transcription termination/antitermination protein NusG — translated: MNNRWYVVHTNTGFEDRVKTSIEDRVRSENLSELINEVLIPTETIVEPVKGGKKKTSVRKFFPGYILVKMELNDKSWHIIRSIPKVIGFVGGKIKDGMIDPDSVPAIQEDEVTKIKQQIREGTLKPKPKISFERGETVKVIEGPFANFTGVTEEVNPDKGRVQVLVTIFGRTTPIELDFNQVEKI
- the rplK gene encoding 50S ribosomal protein L11, whose translation is MKKVIGEIKLLIPAGKATPSPPVGPALGQRGVNIMEFCKAFNAQTSRLSDLIPVIVTVFADRSFTFTTKSPPASYLLKKAAGIEKGSGEVPRVKAGKITKEQIKEIAAKKIEDLNTDDIEMAERIIEGTARSMGIEVV
- the rplA gene encoding 50S ribosomal protein L1 gives rise to the protein MARGKKYLNVRSKVDLAHAYNLIEALALLEETKTAKFDETVDIAVKLGIDPRQANQQVRGAMVLPHGLGRKIRVLVFASGEKVKEAEEAGADYVGSEELVNKIAKENWLDFDVAVATPDVMSLVGKLGKILGPRGLMPSPKVGTVTFDVAKMVREAKAGRIEFKNDKGGVVHVPIGKISFGSSKLRDNLLVFMDNLTKMKPASSKGTFIRKVVVSNTMGPGIKVDIVNIREALKGLEIAA
- the rplJ gene encoding 50S ribosomal protein L10, with product MLNKTLKQDLVKEINDRFKANPTVMVIEYKGLSVKEMQRLRRQLKRAKAEFRVVKNSLLRIASKETGIERINDLFEGPTAVAICDDDPASVAKVFVDSMKAYPAVRLKGGIVDGKVIGSEEVTRLSRLPSKEVLLSQFVGMLTNPIANFIGVLTELQRSLLYVLNSLKEVKEREEEQKG
- the rplL gene encoding 50S ribosomal protein L7/L12, with protein sequence MAEITRADVISYLESANMLEISDLIKEVEDKFGVKAAAPQIAMAPVAGVAAAGAESAPAEAEKTEFDVILKTVGENKIQVIKAVREITSLGLKEAKELVEGAPKTVKEGEKKENAEAIKKKLEEAGATAEIV